A genome region from Trichoderma asperellum chromosome 7, complete sequence includes the following:
- a CDS encoding uncharacterized protein (EggNog:ENOG41~TransMembrane:1 (o369-388i)), whose protein sequence is MADGIASNNDIAVRKRKTHRKSRLGCGNCKIRSVKCDESKPTCRRCQASGFTCSYSGTGPTLQLSRSSVFRLSLAPTQAIPASTSIHGLCREAHLQPGLRIPIVLPLQGRLGEYALRPEDHAALSRFYGRTASSLGTPTMRDGYFKAVHNLVAEHAFLIHILLAITLLHDTHLSQDPLPPSHSQSLAFHWYHSTAILKHFLALPSPATTLSSTHRDALWVCASILGATSFASIRTQDPLAAWPLADPNPAVDLDWLKMGYGKKVVWDIANPSRPESVFHNILHNTPMQQHIDRSAPISPGVFSPFFYSFFGLSTPTSSSDTNPYHRACVILSILWPNTINEDNAILFLTFITHIDPTYRSLLEEKDPRALLLLLFWHCLVVPLENWWLRRRCVVEAKAICMYLDKYCADDEGIIKMLEMPKEVLANSC, encoded by the exons ATGGCCGACGGCATCGCCTCCAACAACGACATCGCCGTCCGCAAACGCAAGACTCATCGCAAGTCTCGCCTTGGCTGTGGCAACTGCAAGATTCGCAGCGTCAAA TGCGACGAATCAAAGCCCACATGCCGCCGCTGTCAAGCATCCGGCTTCACCTGCAGCTACTCAGGCACCGGCCCAACTCTCCAGCTGTCTCGCTCCAGCGTCTTTAGACTCAGCCTCGCTCCCACTCAAGCCATACCTGCATCTACATCTATACACGGCCTCTGTCGAGAagcccatctccagcctgGTCTCCGGATCCCCATCGTCCTGCCTCTGCAGGGCAGGCTGGGTGAATATGCTCTTCGACCAGAAGACCATGCCGCCCTGAGCCGGTTCTATGGCAGGACAGCCTCATCACTGGGAACCCCCACTATGAGGGATGGGTATTTCAAAGCCGTTCACAACCTTGTAGCTGAA CACGCATTTCTCATCCACATCTTGCTGGCCATCACTCTCCTCCACGACACTCACCTCTCCCAAGAccccctccctccatctCACTCCCAATCCCTCGCCTTCCACTGGTATCACAGCACCGCCATCCTCAAGCACTTCCTCGCCCTCCCATCCCCAGCAACAACCCTCTCCTCCACCCACCGGGACGCTCTCTGGGTATGCGCCTCCATCCTCGGCGCCACATCCTTCGCCTCCATACGCACCCAAGACCCCCTGGCAGCATGGCCCCTCGCAGACCCAAACCCAGCCGTCGACCTGGACTGGCTGAAGATGGGCTACGGCAAGAAAGTCGTCTGGGACATTGCCAACCCGTCTCGCCCGGAAAGCGTCTTCCACAACATCCTCCACAACACGCCCATGCAGCAACACATCGACAGGAGCGCTCCCATCAGCCCAGGCGTATTCTCGCCGTTTTTCTACTCCTTCTTCGGCCTCTCGACTCCGACTTCCTCCTCGGATACAAATCCCTATCACCGCGCTTGCGTGATCTTGTCCATCCTATGGCCTAACACAATCAACGAAGACAAtgccatcctcttcctcacaTTCATTACGCACATCGATCCAACCTACAGATCTCTCCTCGAGGAGAAAGACCCCCGGGCACTGCTCCTCCTCTTATTCTGGCACTGTCTCGTGGTGCCTCTTGAGAACTGGTGGCTACGTCGACGGTGTGTTGTAGAGGCCAAAGCGATTTGCATGTATCTCGACAAGTATTGTGCGGATGATGAGGGCATCATAAAGATGCTGGAAATGCCAAAGGAAGTACTGGCTAACTCGTGCTAA